ggagatgccagtaccatgagatgaccaccaagaacagcagcagcagtggagtacaggtggctcgagcctagaagacaatgtgtgtgtTACAAAGGGCATAGTTGGAGAAGTgtcccaagcccttggaggagcccagaagatcgtgagttggatcccagacattggacagttggagtttaatttttgtttttgattgtgactgtgccctgatatttttccctcttgaaggaagaaaatattttagtggagcccacagttaagaggactttaattttaaaattaaaattaattgtaaaaagactttggattttaaaagatattggatattttaaaaggattgaacttttttttttttttttggtttttctagacagggtttctctgtatagccctggctgtcctggaactcactttgtagaccaggctggcctcgaactcagaaatccgcctgcctctgcctcccgagtgctgggattaaaggtttgtgccactacAACCTGGCTTCTtagtccaatttttaaaatgaaatgcaacATCCTCTATCTGACTCCTCTCCATTCTTGAACACACTTCATAGAAGTAAttggctgtactggctagtttcctgtcaacttgacacaggctggagttatcacagagaatggagctttagtggggaaatgcctccatgagatccagctgtaaggcattttctcaattagtgatcaagtggggaggtccccttgtgggtggtgccatctctgggctggtagtcttgggttctataagagagcaggctgagcaagccagtggaagcaagccNGTAANgaacatccctccatggcctctgcatcagctcctgcttcctgacctgcttgagttccagtcctgacttccttggtgatgaacagcaatgtggaagtgtaagccgaatataccctttcctccccaacttgcttcttggtcatgatgttttgtctaggaatagaaaccctgactaacatactggctggtcttgaatgtatgtagagatctacctgcctctatctTTTTATCCCCCTAGGATAAGCTCTATTATTTGAAAGACCATAAGGTTTAAAACACTCAGATATGATAATAGTTTTAATAATTTAACAGTGCACAAATAGACATTCAATATCATTATACTTTCCATatacaggtaaaaaaaaaagaaaatacttgataGAAGGAATTTATCAAAATGTTCCCACCAGTTGGCTTCTAAAATACATTGAATATAGATCTTTCCATGAATGTGGTTAAGAATCCCTACAAAGACCATTTTTATTCAGtgtaaaaagaaatgacagaagaTGCTAGGATATAGAAATAACTCCCATATTACAAAGTTAACAGAATCAATATTGTAAAAATGACTATATTGCCAAAAGCAATTGTGAGAATCAGTATAATTCACACCAAAACTCTGCAGATAGATACAAGATGCAGCCCTCAAAATCTTATAGAATGACAAAAGTCAGAAAATAGGCAAATGGATACTTGTCAAACAGGCAAAGTAGCATTACTCAGAAACCATAAAGCAGAAAGTGCTACATCACCTTATTTTCACTAATATTCCAAAAACATCAGAGCCAAGCCTACATTGGttgataataaaacaaaaacccaaatttaatattattttattatatgaaatatataatttgaaggcaagaaaatttcacattttatatCAAATTATAAAGAGGCTATGAAGACAACTAATATTgaactacatttttctttttctaaaaaaaatgtgCCTTTTACTTTATTGCATCAATAACACTGAATAGGTCTTTTCCTCCTGGCGCGCCACCAAGGATCCTATTGTCATCATGGGCCACCGCCCTGCCTGGTGTTACCAGTATTGTAAGAACAGGCCATACCCAAAGTCTCGTTTCTGCTGTGGTGTCCCTGATGCTAAGATCCGCATCTTTGATTTGGGATGGAAGAAAGCGAAAGTTGATGAATTCCCACTTTGTGGCCACATGGTGTCAGATGAATATGAGCAACTCTCTTCTGAAGCACTGGAGGCTGCCCGTATTTGTGCCAACAAATACATGGTAAAGAGTTGTGGCAAGGATGGCTTTCATATCCGAGTGAGGCTCCACCCTTTCTATGTCATCCATATCAACAAGATGTTGTCTTGTGCTGGGGTTGACAGGCTCCAGACAGGGATGCATGGTGCCTTTGGGAAGCCCCAGGGCACAGTGGCCAGGGTTCACATTGGCCAGGTCATCATGTCCATCCGAACCAAGTTGCAGAATAAGGAACATGTGATTGAGGCTCTGTGCAGAGCCAGGTTCAAGTTCCCTGGTCGCCAGAAGATCCACATCTCAAAGAAGTGGGGCTTCACCAGGTTTAATGCAGATGAATTTGAAGACATGGTTGCTGAGAAGCAGCTCATTCCTCATGTCTGTGGGTTCAAATATATCCCCAATTGTGGTCCTCTGGACAAGTGGAGAGCCCTGCATTCCTGAAGGCTTCAATAGTTCTCTCCTATACCCTACCAAATCATGTTCAATAATAAATCTAGCATCAAGttcgcttaaaaaaaaaaagaacactgaacAGGAGACCCATATATTCTTAACTATTTTTAAGCTATGTGTACACATGATTGTGGACCTGAGGACAAAGTTGTATAACCTTTTATGGCCATTGATTCAGGACTTGCTATTTGCCTTTCATTTAGTCTCTCTGAAATGCCATTCTGTTTATGAGCAGAGTCATGCAGTACTGAATTTATAAGATTGGCTTACTTTCTTTAGAAGAATttattgagggctggagagatggctcagtggtcgagagtgctgactgctcttccagagttcctgagttcggtttccagcaaccacatgatggctcacaaccatctgtaatggggtataatgccctcttctggtgtgtctgaagatagctacagtgtactcatcatatgtatatatatatatatatatatatatatatatatatatatatatatatatatatatatagtaaataaataaaattttaacaaaacaaaacaaacaaaaaagaatttattgAAGATTAATTTGTCTTCTTATATTGTTGCCTATTTGTCTCTATTTAAACAATACCTCACTGTATGTATTTGTCATATTTTATCAATTCCTATGCCATTAGAGATTTTGGTTACTTCTACTGATAGGTTATAGTAGTGAACATGGGAATGCCACTGTCTCTCTTGGTTTTGACTCTCTAGATTCAAATTACCTAAATTACTTGctttgctctttttttattttttgctagtACTACAACTCAGTTTACTAATTCCAAAACCAGAGGTTTTAACTGCCAGCCTCTATGGATTTGAACTAGGTaactgtggtttttgtttgtttggttggtttggtttgggtttgcctctgcctcttgaatgctggaattaaaggcatcaACTACCATGTCCCCACTTTattactctttgtttgtttgtttgcttgcttgcttgtttatttatttacttccttttgactcagggtctctcta
This window of the Mus pahari chromosome X, PAHARI_EIJ_v1.1, whole genome shotgun sequence genome carries:
- the LOC110313565 gene encoding 60S ribosomal protein L10-like encodes the protein MGHRPAWCYQYCKNRPYPKSRFCCGVPDAKIRIFDLGWKKAKVDEFPLCGHMVSDEYEQLSSEALEAARICANKYMVKSCGKDGFHIRVRLHPFYVIHINKMLSCAGVDRLQTGMHGAFGKPQGTVARVHIGQVIMSIRTKLQNKEHVIEALCRARFKFPGRQKIHISKKWGFTRFNADEFEDMVAEKQLIPHVCGFKYIPNCGPLDKWRALHS